Proteins encoded in a region of the Tubulanus polymorphus chromosome 10, tnTubPoly1.2, whole genome shotgun sequence genome:
- the LOC141911948 gene encoding uncharacterized protein LOC141911948: MRNRRSPSSILLRITHSCCSLDTCIAIMSIITVTGSLVVLCSALAWSYPLHASCKIDWTFGEDCKIIRDKILNQISVWKTDDNCKNGGEKCLYTLLSATANTIEAQHTTPVKHYNDTLNFTFNSGTLCRVKARSSSDTWYAILDYGTNYCNLHNLITGAGLDKDTKYSEKTSDSICTQFSSADCDKY; encoded by the exons ATGCGAAATCGTCGGTCACCGAGTTCTATTTTACTGCGGATCACTCATTCGTGCTGTTCGTTAGATACTTGTATAGCGATCATGTCTATAATAACAGTTACTGGTTCATTAGTTGTACTGTGTTCAGCTTTAGCCTGGTCTTATCCTTTACACGCGTCCTGTAAGATTGATTG GACATTTGGTGAAGATTGTAAAATAATTCGTGATAAAATACTAAATCAGATATCTGTATGGAAAACTGATGATAATTGTAAAAATGGTGGAGAAAAATGTCTTTATACG ttactCTCGGCGACCGCGAACACGATTGAAGCTCAACACACGACTCCCGTAAAACATTACAACGACACGTTAAACTTTACATTCAATTCAGGAACTTTATGCCGAGTTAAG gCTAGATCATCCTCTGACACGTGGTACGCTATCTTAGACTACGGAACTAATTACTGCAACTTACACAATCTTATAACAG gaGCTGGTTTAGATAAAGACACCAAATACTCGGAAAAAACAAGCGATTCGATTTGCACTCAATTCTCCTCAGCCGACTGTGATAAATATTAG
- the LOC141912103 gene encoding uncharacterized protein LOC141912103: protein MTVVLGANSVYGYYCDSGRCGEEEYCCGDNKCCTSYMVWQNWYFWFGLVFFLILLSACASFWKYRLTYYGAAIVIQGGNQPYSRLQHDDHDDDIRLPMQGSMFQGSHVNLPPAYAKYSHKKTSTEYSPPPPYTQVEPPDGPPPPYSS, encoded by the exons ATGACAGTCGTCCTAGGCGCCAATTCG GTATATGGATATTACTGCGACAGCGGACG ATGCGGAGAAGAGGAATATTGCTGCGGTGATAATAAATGTTGCACGTCGTACATGGTGTGGCAAAACTGGTATTTCTG GTTCGGTTTAGTATTTTTTCTGATATTGCTGTCGGCGTGCGCGAGTTTCTGGAAGTATCGTTTAACGTATTACGGGGCGGCGATCGTAATCCAGGGCGGTAATCAACCGTATTCTCGATTACAACACGACGACCATGACGATGACATTCGTTTACCCATGCAG GGATCTATGTTTCAAGGAAGCCACGTCAATTTGCCGCCGGCCTATGCAAAATATTCGCACAAGAAAACCAGTACGGAGTATAGCCCGCCGCCGCCGTATACACAGGTGGAGCCACCTGATGGACCTCCACCGCCGTACAGTTCATAG
- the LOC141911944 gene encoding WW domain binding protein VOPP1-like, whose translation MEMHSSTTYKAVVWWILFIIIPVVECRNCFYNGYGHTKYFYCAANEYCCGAHCCQAVYSFYRLWYFWMSIILIFVFCSGGGYWYRRRYIQQRVFINHQMNVAAAGDAIPMTNRRPPMSGQTAMCPNQQQNIGMTFSPQAGVMPLPPGYPHSGSGAVYYAYPTTTFYGPPPSYDSVYNPTTRIQVQSIGPAGGGLQMAPSHTQVTIPNPGQQQQQQHLPTTSES comes from the exons ATGGAGATGCATTCTTCAACTACTTATAAAGCGGTTGTCTGGTGGAttttattcatcatcatcCCG gtcGTTGAATGTAGGAACTGTTTTTACAATGGTTATGGGCATACGAAATACTTTTA TTGTGCTGCTAATGAATATTGTTGCGGAGCTCACTGTTGCCAAGCCGTTTACTCATTTTATCGACTGTGGTACTTTTG GATGagtataatattgatatttgtattCTGTTCGGGAGGAGGATACTGGTACAGACGTCGGTATATACAACAACGAGTATTCATCAATCATCAGATGAATGTCGCCGCGGCAGGCGACGCTATTCCGATGACGAACAGACGCCCACCGATGTCCGGTCAGACAGCCATGTGTCCGaatcaacaacaaaatatcG GAATGACGTTTTCTCCTCAAGCCGGAGTGATGCCGCTTCCTCCAGGTTATCCCCACAGCGGATCGGGAGCCGTTTATTACGCTTATCCGACTACGACGTTCTACGGACCCCCGCCGAGTTACGACAGCGTTTACAACCCTACAACGCGGATACAAGTCCAATCTATCGGTCCCGCTGGCGGTGGTTTGCAGATGGCGCCCTCGCATACGCAGGTCACCATTCCTAACCCggggcagcagcagcagcagcagcatctaCCGACAACATCAGAATCTTGA